One Psychrobacillus glaciei genomic region harbors:
- a CDS encoding DUF1934 domain-containing protein has protein sequence MSQPLKKRVNIRLLSTISHPDVEKEMFDIQTTGELILKGAQPYLVYEEVQDEKNSRTTVKLGGKTALIMRSGGVKMRLPFTSGELQTGSYDTIYGVIMITTNTKHLHFEDGHFQVEYELLINDEVAGTYTLELIYTEAN, from the coding sequence ATGTCTCAACCACTTAAAAAGCGAGTAAATATTCGTTTATTATCAACGATTAGTCATCCTGATGTCGAGAAAGAAATGTTCGATATACAAACGACAGGAGAACTAATTTTAAAAGGGGCTCAACCTTATTTAGTTTACGAAGAAGTGCAGGATGAAAAAAATAGTCGAACAACTGTAAAGCTAGGTGGAAAGACGGCTTTAATCATGCGAAGTGGTGGAGTCAAAATGCGGTTGCCATTTACGAGTGGGGAGCTTCAAACAGGAAGTTACGATACAATTTATGGCGTAATAATGATCACAACAAATACGAAGCACTTGCATTTTGAAGATGGACATTTCCAAGTGGAATATGAGTTGTTAATAAATGATGAAGTTGCAGGTACATATACATTAGAACTTATTTATACGGAGGCGAATTAA
- the argS gene encoding arginine--tRNA ligase yields MNAVEKVQQSIKMALQEAIIKAELVEKEQIPAIHLETPKDKANGDYATNIAMQLTKLAKRNPRQVAEAIVENLDMTGTMMEKIDIAGPGFMNINVRKDYLQEVVKAALTENENYGRTTFGAGEKVQVEFVSANPTGDLHLGHARGASVGDSLCNVLDFAGYDVAREYYINDAGNQIHNLAISIEARYFEALGLEKEMPEDGYRGQDIIDIAAALMKEHGDKFVSMSDEDRYKAFRAHGLKVELAKLQKDLADFRVGFDNWFSETSLYQGGKIDVALDKLKANGHIFEEEGATWFRSTTFGDDKDRVLIKSDGSFTYLLPDIAYHEDKLVRGFDQLINIWGADHHGYIPRMKAAIEALGYEREKLEVSVIQMVQLYKDGEKMKMSKRTGKAVTMRELVEEVGLDAVRYFFGMRSGDSHMDFDLDLAVSQSNENPVYYAQYAHARICSILRAAETQGLKASTDSLELLQSEKELDLLKKIGDFPQVVADAAKLRAPHRVATYIQELATAFHSFYNADKVLNAENVAQTEARLALVTSARQTIANALRLIGVTAPEKM; encoded by the coding sequence ATGAACGCAGTAGAAAAAGTGCAACAGTCCATTAAAATGGCATTGCAAGAAGCGATAATAAAAGCGGAACTTGTAGAAAAGGAGCAAATTCCTGCTATCCATTTAGAAACACCAAAAGACAAAGCAAATGGGGATTACGCAACGAATATTGCGATGCAATTAACAAAGCTTGCAAAAAGAAATCCTCGCCAAGTTGCTGAAGCAATTGTAGAAAATCTAGATATGACGGGAACAATGATGGAGAAAATCGACATCGCTGGACCTGGATTTATGAACATTAATGTTCGAAAAGATTATTTACAAGAAGTAGTAAAAGCTGCCTTAACAGAAAACGAAAACTACGGACGTACTACTTTTGGTGCTGGAGAAAAAGTGCAAGTCGAGTTCGTTTCTGCAAATCCAACTGGTGACTTACATTTAGGGCATGCTCGTGGTGCATCAGTAGGGGATTCCTTATGTAATGTACTAGATTTCGCTGGATATGATGTAGCCCGTGAGTATTATATTAATGACGCTGGTAATCAAATCCACAACTTAGCTATTTCGATTGAAGCTCGCTATTTTGAAGCATTAGGTTTGGAAAAAGAAATGCCAGAAGACGGGTATCGCGGTCAAGATATTATTGATATTGCTGCAGCGCTTATGAAAGAACATGGAGACAAGTTTGTATCTATGTCCGATGAAGATCGTTATAAAGCATTCCGTGCACACGGTTTAAAAGTAGAACTTGCTAAATTACAAAAAGACTTAGCGGATTTCCGTGTAGGTTTTGATAATTGGTTCTCTGAAACTTCTTTATATCAAGGTGGAAAAATTGACGTTGCCCTAGATAAATTAAAAGCGAATGGTCATATCTTTGAAGAAGAGGGAGCAACTTGGTTCCGTTCTACTACTTTTGGCGATGACAAAGACCGTGTATTAATTAAAAGTGATGGCTCATTCACCTATTTATTGCCAGACATCGCATACCATGAAGATAAATTAGTGCGTGGATTCGATCAACTGATCAACATATGGGGAGCAGACCACCACGGCTATATCCCACGTATGAAAGCGGCGATTGAAGCACTTGGATACGAACGTGAAAAACTAGAAGTATCGGTTATTCAAATGGTTCAGTTGTATAAAGACGGCGAAAAAATGAAGATGAGTAAGCGTACAGGAAAAGCTGTTACGATGCGTGAGCTTGTAGAAGAAGTTGGGCTAGATGCAGTTCGTTATTTCTTCGGCATGCGTTCAGGTGATTCGCATATGGATTTCGATTTAGACTTAGCTGTTTCTCAATCAAATGAAAATCCAGTATATTATGCACAATATGCACATGCACGTATTTGCTCGATTTTACGAGCAGCAGAAACACAAGGACTGAAGGCATCTACGGATTCACTTGAATTATTACAAAGCGAAAAAGAATTAGACTTATTGAAAAAAATCGGTGACTTCCCACAAGTGGTAGCGGACGCTGCAAAACTTCGTGCACCTCACCGTGTTGCAACATACATCCAAGAACTAGCTACAGCTTTCCACAGTTTCTACAACGCGGATAAAGTACTGAATGCGGAAAACGTTGCACAAACAGAAGCACGACTAGCATTAGTGACTTCAGCACGCCAAACAATTGCAAATGCACTTCGATTAATTGGTGTAACTGCTCCGGAAAAAATGTAA
- a CDS encoding ABC transporter substrate-binding protein, producing the protein MKKMWQLWLASALAVLLLVGCGAKEATPVVNKDNAQQETAVEKATFPLTITDAVGNDITLEEAPKTIVSMIPSNTEILFALGLNDEIVGVNDYDDYPAEALEKEKIGGTDFNVEKILSMNPDVVFAHESMLGKGDAGLQQIRDAGVKVFVVKNAANFDETYTTIEQIGRATGKLTEAQKIVKDMKAKVADVTAKIAKVKTKKTVFVETSDVPQIYTPGKGTFMQEILNMVNAENVAADQEGWFQIEPEEIVSRNPDVILVMYSYVDGIVESVKARPGFDTINAVKNNEVVQVDENTTSRTGPRLAYGLEEVAKAIYPEAFSE; encoded by the coding sequence ATGAAGAAGATGTGGCAATTATGGTTGGCATCCGCATTAGCAGTATTATTGCTAGTAGGATGTGGGGCAAAAGAAGCAACACCAGTCGTTAATAAAGATAATGCACAACAAGAAACAGCAGTAGAAAAAGCAACATTCCCACTAACAATAACAGATGCAGTTGGCAATGATATTACATTAGAAGAAGCACCAAAAACAATCGTTTCGATGATCCCAAGTAATACAGAAATCTTATTTGCACTTGGTTTAAATGATGAAATTGTTGGAGTAAACGATTATGACGACTATCCAGCAGAAGCGCTTGAAAAAGAGAAAATTGGCGGTACGGATTTCAACGTGGAAAAAATTCTATCCATGAATCCAGATGTCGTATTTGCACATGAGTCCATGTTAGGCAAGGGAGATGCTGGATTACAACAAATCCGCGATGCTGGTGTGAAAGTGTTTGTTGTGAAAAATGCAGCTAACTTTGATGAAACATATACTACAATCGAGCAAATTGGACGTGCAACTGGGAAATTAACAGAAGCACAAAAAATTGTAAAAGATATGAAAGCAAAAGTAGCAGATGTAACAGCAAAAATTGCAAAAGTAAAAACGAAGAAAACAGTTTTCGTCGAAACATCAGATGTTCCTCAAATTTACACACCAGGTAAAGGAACTTTCATGCAAGAAATTTTAAATATGGTAAATGCAGAAAATGTTGCAGCAGACCAAGAAGGTTGGTTCCAAATAGAGCCAGAAGAAATTGTTAGCCGTAATCCAGATGTTATTCTTGTTATGTATAGCTATGTAGATGGAATAGTTGAAAGTGTTAAAGCTCGCCCTGGATTTGATACGATTAATGCAGTAAAAAATAATGAAGTCGTGCAAGTGGATGAAAATACGACAAGTCGTACCGGTCCTCGTCTTGCATATGGATTAGAAGAAGTAGCGAAAGCAATCTATCCAGAGGCTTTTAGTGAGTAA
- a CDS encoding FecCD family ABC transporter permease, whose amino-acid sequence MIGYILSITALVVAIWLGVSVGSVKVPISTLWDTGADKIATNIVWKIRMPRVVLAGLVGASLAIAGAAFQALFKNPLADPYTLGVSSGASVGAVATLFFGISVPFLGIYTLPVFSMIGALVTMLLVMSFAKLVDRSMKMETIILTGIIFSSFLGSVISLMIALTGEELRQIIGWLLGSVSMRGWSFVQMALPFMIIGALLLGLNTRELNAMLFGEERAKHLGVNVKRRKMMILIGGSMLTGTAVAVSGTIGFVGLVVPHMTRLLFGSDNRHVLPLSFINGAALLIVCDLVSRTIISPTELPIGVITAFIGAPVFAFIFFRQRKKGGI is encoded by the coding sequence ATGATCGGCTACATCTTGTCCATTACTGCTTTAGTAGTAGCAATTTGGCTAGGTGTATCGGTCGGATCCGTAAAGGTACCGATCAGCACATTATGGGATACGGGAGCAGATAAAATTGCGACGAATATCGTTTGGAAAATTCGTATGCCGCGTGTAGTACTTGCAGGGCTAGTTGGTGCATCACTAGCCATTGCAGGTGCCGCTTTTCAAGCGTTATTTAAAAATCCGCTTGCCGATCCTTATACGTTAGGAGTGTCGTCCGGTGCCTCAGTAGGCGCCGTGGCTACGCTCTTTTTCGGTATTTCGGTGCCTTTTTTAGGGATTTATACGTTACCAGTTTTTAGTATGATTGGTGCTTTAGTTACGATGCTCCTCGTTATGTCATTTGCCAAACTAGTTGATCGTTCGATGAAAATGGAGACAATCATTTTAACAGGAATCATTTTTAGTTCTTTTCTAGGCTCTGTCATATCTCTTATGATTGCACTAACAGGAGAAGAGTTACGCCAAATAATTGGCTGGCTTCTCGGTAGTGTATCGATGCGGGGCTGGAGTTTTGTGCAAATGGCATTACCATTTATGATTATTGGCGCACTTTTATTAGGCTTGAATACTAGAGAGTTAAATGCCATGCTGTTTGGAGAAGAACGTGCAAAGCATTTAGGGGTCAACGTCAAACGACGAAAAATGATGATATTAATTGGCGGCTCTATGCTAACGGGAACTGCAGTTGCAGTATCTGGGACGATTGGATTTGTAGGACTTGTTGTGCCGCATATGACCAGGCTTTTATTTGGTTCCGATAATCGACATGTGTTGCCACTGAGTTTCATCAATGGAGCGGCACTGCTCATCGTCTGTGATTTAGTGTCGCGCACGATTATTTCCCCAACGGAACTGCCAATTGGTGTCATAACTGCATTTATTGGTGCACCTGTTTTTGCATTTATTTTCTTTAGACAACGAAAAAAGGGAGGCATTTAA